The genomic region CGAGCTCGAGGGCCCGCTGCGGGGTGGGGGTCTTGATCAGGAAGATCCCGTCGTCGTTGATCATGAAGAAGGACGTCGCCTGCGCGTTGTCCGCGCTGCTGGCCGTCCGCGCCAGGATGTTCAGGAAGGGCGTTCCGAGTTCGGGGGCCCCGTTCGGCTTCGTCAGGGGGCCGTCGTGCGTCGTCGAGCCGGTGATGCCCGCGATGACGGTAACCAGGATCGCTTCTTCGAGTTTCGTCAGCGGCGCCGGCTCATTGTGGCTCACATGACCCACCGGACCTGCGTCGACCGAGAAGCCTCTCGGAATCCTGCGGGTGCGTCGCTCTGTCAGCGCCGAGAACAGGGGGTAGCTGAACAGATCCGCAAGCGCCGGATCCTGCGTCGCGGTCGCGCCGGACGGCTCATCGACGGTGGTCATGTGCACTCTCCTGATCAGTTGAAGCGATCGAGCTCGGCGGTGATGAGGGGGTAGACGTCGCGCGCGGCATCCTTCCCGATGAAGCAGTCCATGTGCGCGTACCCCGGAATCACGTGCCGGGTGTAGAACTCCGGACCGTTGCGCTCGCGCAGGAACTCGTACGTGAGGCGGCTGCCCTCGGGGACGAAGAGCCGATTGTGCTCGCCGTGGATGAACGAGATGGGCAGAGCGAGCCCGGTGACGTCGTCGAGGTAGTCGTGCTCGCCGTCGAGGCTCACCGCGTGGTCCTCGCGCATGATCTTCGTGATCTGCCGGAACGTCGTCATGTTCGCCACCCCGAAGGCCTCGTCGAGATGCGCGTGCGTCTCCTCGTTGAGGTGGTCGTGGTCGTAGACCTCGCCGTACATGAACATGACCCGCCGGCAGAACGGTCGCTCGCATTCCTCCTCGCCGGCCGGATACAGCGCCAGCGCCCTCTCGTACAGCTTGTCGAGCCACGACGGGTCGTCGTCCTCCTCGGTGGTGAGCGTGTCGATGCCGAGGGCCTTCATGACGCTGGCGGCGTAGATGCCGGAGCGGAACTCGTTCAGCGCGCCGCCGCGGGGGTGCAGCGTGACCTGCGAGGCCACGGCGGAGCGGACGCCCTGCAGACCCAGTCCCAGCGACATCAGCAGCGTGAGCGATCCGATGCAGTGGGCGACGACCTGCACCGACTCCGCGCCGGTGATCTCGCGGACCTTCGCGACGGCCGCCGGGTAGTCGTACTGCGCGATCGCGTCCAGCGAGAACTGCGTGCTCGCCGAGGCCAGATGCGGACTCGCGCGGTACTCGAAGATCCACACGTCGTACCCGTGCTCGTACAGGTACTCCGGGAAGTTCGTGTCGGTGGTGTCGAGCGTGTACGCCACCGCGGACGTCCCGAAGCCCGGCGTCAGGATGACGGGACCGCGCGTGCCTCCCTCGAACCGGGTCAGCCGCACGGTGACGTCGTCCTCGGTGACGATGTCGTACACCGTTGGTTCGCCGCACCGCAGCGGGCGCCGAACCCGCTCGGTCGTTCCGGGCGGGACCGAAGTCCCGGTTACTCCATCGCCCATGTCGACCCCCACCTGGTTGTCGTGCTCGCGTGCAGTGCCCCCGAGGCTCCCCGGCGCTCGGGTTGGGCTCAGCATATTGCAGGCACCCTCGCCGCGTCACCGGTCCGGCGCGACATCGCCGTCGACGCCACTAGACTGTGCGCATGGAACCGGGCCGGATGTCTCTCGCGACCGTCGTCGTCGCGGTCACCGGCACGCGAACGCTCGGCGCCTGAGCGGGCGGGACGCCAGCAGCGTCCGAAGCTGAGCACGAACCGCGCTCGCGCGCCGATCGCCGCGCGCGCGCCCGGGTAGCCTTGATCCGAGCCATCCCCAGGAGTTCCCTTGACTGACGTCGCCATCCCGTCGGACGTGTCCTACCCCGCCGACGGCTTCGCCCTCTTCCCCGACCGCTCCGTCGTCGCGCTGCGCGTGAACGGCGCGCTGAAGGACCTCGCCACCGTCGTCGATGAGACGGATGCCGTCGAGCCCGTCACCGTCGGCAGCGCCGACGGTCTGGACATCCTGCGCCACTCGACAGCGCACGTGCTCGCCCAGGCGGTGCAGCGCATCAGGCCCCAGGCCAACCTCGGCATCGGCCCGCCGATCCAGGACGGCTTCTACTACGACTTCGGCGTCGACGACCCCTTCACCCCCGACGACCTCAAAGCGGTCAAGAAGGAGATGGAGCGCATCGTCCGCGAAGGGCAGCGCTTCGTCCGCCGCGTCGTGACCGACGAAGAGGCTCGCGCCGAGCTGGTCGACGAGCCGTTCAAGCTCGAGCTGATCGGGCTGAAGAGCCCGGCGGCGGGCTCGGGCGGCGTCTCGAACGTCGAGGGCGCCTCGGTCGAGGTCGGCGCGGGAGAGCTGACGATCTACGACAACGTCAACCGCGACGGCGAGACGGTGTGGCGGGACCTCTGCCGCGGTCCCCACGTACCCGGCACCCGCATGATCGGCAACGGCTGGGACATCACGCGCGTCGCCGGCGCGTACTGGCGCGGCAGCGAGAAGAACCCCCAGCTCCAGCGCATCTACGGCACCGCGTGGCCGACGAAGGACGAGCTGCGCGCCTACAAGACCCGCCTCGAGGAGGCCGCCAAGCGCGACCACCGCAAGCTGGGCCTCGAACTGGACCTCTTCTCGTTCCCGGACGAGATCGGTCCCGGCCTGAGCGTGTTCCACCCCAAGGGCGGCATCATCCGCTACGAGATCGAGCGCTACATGCGCGAGCAGCTGCTCGCCAACGGCTACGACGTGGTCAACACGCCCCACATCACCAAGGGCGACCTGTTCATGACGAGCGGGCACCTGCAGTGGTACGCCGACGGCATGTACCCTCCGATGCACCTGGACGCCCTCCACGACGACGAGGGCAATGTCACGCGCCAGGGGCAGGACTACTACCTCAAGCCGATGAACTGCCCGTTCCACAACCTGATCTTCCGCTCGCGCGGCCGCAGCTACCGCGAGCTGCCGCTGCGCCTGAGCGAGTTCGGGTCGGTGTACCGCTACGAGAAGAGCGGCACGCTGTCGGGCCTGACCCGCGTGCGCGGCATGACGCAGGACGACACGCACATCTACGTCACGCCCGACCAGGTCAAGGACGAGCTCACCCGCAGCCTCGACTTCGTCCTCCAGACGCTGCGCGACTACGGCCTGAACGACTTCTACCTCGAGCTGTCCGACAAGGAGGAGGGCAACCCGAAGTTCATCGGCGCCGACGAACTGTGGGCCGACGCGACCCAGACGCTGCGCGAGGTGGCCGAGGCGTCGGGACTCGAGCTCGTGCCGGACCCGGGCGGAGCGGCGTTCTACGGTCCCAAGATCTCCGTGCAGGCGCGCGATGCGATCGGGCGGACGTGGCAGATGTCGACCATCCAGCTGGACTTCAACCAGCCGGAGCGCTTCGAGCTCGAGTACACCGGCCCCGACGGCGCGAAGCACCGTCCCGTGATGATCCACCGCGCGCTCTTCGGCTCGATCGAGCGCTTCTTCGCGATCCTCGTGGAGCACTACGCGGGCGCCTTCCCGGTGTGGCTCGCGCCCGTGCAGGTCGTGGGCATCCCCGTCGCGGAGGAGTACGCGGACTACCTGGACGACATCGTCGCCCGCCTCCGCGCCAGCGGCGTGCGCGCCGAGGTCGACCACTCCGACGACCGCATGCAGAAGAAGATCCGCACCCACACGACCCAGAAGGTGCCGATCCAGCTGATCGCGGGGGAGCAGGACCGCTCGGGCGGCACCGTGTCGTTCCGCTTCCGCGACGGGACGCAGACCAACGGCGTCCCCGTCGACGACGCGATCGCGCTGATCCTCGGCGCGATCGAGGGCAAGGCCCTGGTCGACACGGCCGAGGACCTGGCGTGACCAGCCCGCAGGGCTCCGCCGGCGCCCCCGGCGACGGGGTCCGGGGGGAGCCGGGACTCGCCGACGCGGCCTCGTTCGCCGGTGTGCCCGACGAGTTCCAGCGCCTGTGGACGCCGCACCGCATGGCCTACATCCGCGCCGGCGCGGACGCGATGCGGGCGGACTGCCCGTTCTGCGCGGCACCGGGCAAGGACGATCCCGACGGTCTGATCGTGCACCGGGGGAGCACCGCCTACGTGCTGCTGAACCTGTTCCCCTACAACTCCGGCCACCTGCTGGTGTGCCCGTACCGTCACATCGCGACGTACGACCAGGCCACGGACGAAGAGGTCGCCGAGATCGGCGCGCTCACCCAGACGGCGATGCGCGTGCTGCGGCAGGTGTCGCGGTGCGAGGGCTTCAACATCGGGATGAACCAGGGGGCCGTGGCCGGTGCGGGCGTCGACGAGCACCTGCACCAGCACGTCGTGCCGCGCTGGGGCTCCGACGCGAACTTCTTCCCGATCATCGCCCGGACCAAGGCACTGCCGCAGCTGCTCGGCGAAGTGCGCGAGGCCGTCGCGCACGCCTGGCCGAGCGACTGACGCCGCGCACGCCCTCCTCGGAACAGGAGATCTCGCAGACACAGGAGACATGTCCGCGAGATCACCTGTTCTCGCGAGATCACCTGCTGCGGCGCGGCGGCGCCGCGACCATCCGGCTCAGCGGACCTTCGTCACGGCGAACTGCATGCGCGGGTGGGCGTAGGCCTCCTGCGACTCCACCAGCTGCAGCTCGCGCTCGCCCGACTCGTGGGTGCGTGCGAGGAGGTCGAACACGCTCGAGGTCGTGCGGGCGAGCGCGTCGGCGGCATCGCCGGTCGCACGGTAGTGCGCCGTGAAGAGCGCGGCCGTGACGTCGCCGGATCCGTTCGCCTTCATGGGGATGTGCGGGGTCTGCACGATCCAGGCCCCGTCGCCGGTCACAGCGAGCATCTCGATCGTGCCCTCCGGGCGGTCGGGACGCTCGACGCTCGTGACCAGCACGGTCGACGGGCCCATGTCGCGCGCGCGGTCGGCCGCGGCGAGCGTGGACTCCAGATCGTCCGGCTCGGTGCCGGTGAGGAATCCGAGCTCGAACTGGTTCGGCGTGATGATGTCGGCCGCGGGGACGACGCGCTCGCGCAGCAGCACCGGGATGGCCGGGGCGACGAAGCATCCGCTCTTGGCGTTGCCCATGACCGGGTCGCACGCGTACACCGCGTCGGGGTTGGCCTGCTTGACGCGCGAGACCGCGTCGAGGATGACGTCGCCGATGCCCTCGCCGCCCTGGTAGCCGCTGAGGACGACGTCGATCTGCGACAGCACGCCGCGGTCCTCGATGCCCTGGATGACGTCCCGCACGTCGTCCGGCGCGATGAGCGGCCCGCGCCACGCGCCGTAGCCGGTGTGGTTCGAGAAGTTGACGGTGTAGACCGGCAGCACCTCCACTCCGATGCGCTGCAGCGGGAACACGGCGGCGGAGTTGCCGACGTGGCCGTAGGCGACGGCGGACTGGATGGAGAGGATCTTCATCGGACGATCATCGCATCCCGGTGAGCTCGGCCCCGCCATCGGTGCGCGACGGCGCTCCGGCGGCGGTGTCGACGGCCGCCGCGAGATCGTCGGCGAGCCGCTCGAGGTCGCGGTCGTCGAGGTCGTGCACCGTCAGACGCAGGCGCCGACGGGCGTCGTCGCCCGCGAGCTGGAACTCATCGCCCCCGCGCGCCAGCCAGCCGCGCCGCATCAGCAGCGGCGTGACGTCGCGCGCCGCGACCGGCAGCCCGACCCACACGTTCAGGCCGTCGCCGTCGGCGACCTCGAGCCCGCGCGCACGGAGCATCCGCGCGAAGGCCGCATTGCGTTCGGCGTAGTGCGTGCCGGCCGCCTCGATGCGCGCGAGCACGTCGGGGTCGCTCATGAGCGCGTGCGTGAGGCGCTGGAGCAGGTGGCTGACCCACGTCGTGCCGGGTGTGAGGCGCATCGCGAGGCGGTCGGCCGTCTCGGGATCGGATGCCGTGACGGCCAGGCACATGTCGGGGCCGAGGAACTTCGACACCGAGCGCACGCGCGCCCAGCGGCGGTGCGCCGGACCGATGATCGAGTGGAAGGGCCGCTGCGACAGCGCCGAGAAGTGGTCGTCCTCGATGACGAGCACGTACGGATGCTCCGCCAGCAGGTCCCGCAGGGCGGCCCCCCGCTCTGCCGACAGGCACGCTCCCGTCGGGTTCTGGGCGCGCGGCGTGCAGACGACGGCGCGGACGCCCTCCTCGAGCGCGGCGCGCAGCCCCGCGACGGTCATCCCCTCGTCGTCGACGGGCACGGCCACCGGGCGATAGCCCGCGAGGCGCACGGTGTGGATGCTCGACAGGAAGCACGGATCCTCGAGCGCCACGGCGTCCTCGCGCGTGAGCGACTGGCCGAGCAGTCGCTCGACGGCGTCGGCGGCGCCGCTGGTGACGGTCAGCCGTGCGGCGTCCTCGTGCGCGGGGCCCGAACCCATCCAGGTGCGCGCCCATTCCTCCAGTCCCGGGTCGATGACGGGCTCGCCGTACAGGACCGGGCGCCCGACGATGCCCGCCAGCGCGCTGGAGGGGTCGGGGATGAGCGAAGGGTCGGGGTTGCCGGTGCCGATGTCGCGGAGCACGCTGTCGGGCGCGTAGCCCTCCTGCGCGACCGGGGCCCGGTCGGCGACGCGCGTGCCGCCGCGGCCGAGCGTCACCAGGACGCCGGCCTGCGTGAGGTGCCGGTAGGCGGCGACGGCGGTGTTGCGGTTGACGCCGAGGCTCTCCGCGAGAGCCCGCACCGAGGGCAGCGCGTCGCCGGGCCGCAGATCACCGCGCTCGATGATCTCGCGCAGACTGTCGGCGATCTCCGACGCTGATCCGCCGCGGATGTGAACCTCCATGACGCGCCTGCCTTTCCGCACTCCGTCGGGGGTGCGAGACCATGCTATCTTTTGGCCTAGGCCAAAACCGCGATTGTTCGCGCCAGTGTGTGCGACACCGTCCCCGAAGGAAGAACCCGTGAGCACAGCCGAGACCGGATCGAGCCGCGTCAAGCGCGGCCTCGCCGAGATGCTGAAGGGCGGCGTGATCATGGACGTCGTCACCGCCGAGCAGGCGAAGATCGCCGAGGACGCCGGCGCCGTCGCCGTCATGGCGCTCGAGCGCGTTCCCGCCGACATCCGCGCCCAGGGCGGCGTCGCGCGCATGAGCGACCCCGACCTCATCGACGACATCATCGCGTCGGTCTCGATCCCGGTCATGGCCAAGGCCCGCATCGGGCACTTCGTCGAGGCTCAGGTGCTCCAGGAGCTCGGCGTCGACTACATCGACGAGTCCGAGGTCCTCTCGCCCGCCGACTACGTCAACCACATCGACAAGTGGGGCTACACCGTGCCGTTCGTGTGCGGCGCCACCAACCTCGGCGAGGCGCTGCGCCGCATCAACGAGGGCGCGGCGATGATCCGCTCCAAGGGCGAGGCCGGCACCGGCGACGTCTCCGAGGCCACGAAGCACATCCGCAAGATCACGAGCGAGATCAACGTGCTGCGCTCGATGACCAAGGACGAGCTGTACGTCGCCGCCAAGGAGCTGCAGGCGCCCTACGAGCTGGTCGCCGAGATCGCCGAGACCGGCAAGCTCCCCGTCGTGCTGTTCGTCGCCGGCGGCGTGGCCACGCCCGCGGATGCCGCCATGATGATGCAGCTGGGCGCGGACGGCGTGTTCGTCGGTTCGGGCATCTTCAAGTCCGGCAACCCCGCCGAGCGCGCCGCGGCCATCGTCAAGGCGACGACGTTCTACGACGACGCCAAGGTCGTCGCGGACGTCTCCCGCGGCCTCGGCGACGCCATGGTGGGCATCAACGTCGCCGACCTCCCTGCTCCGCACCGCCTCGCCGAGCGCGGCTGGTAGCGGCGTCTATGGCGACCCGCCCCCGCGTCGGCGTCCTCGCCCTCCAGGGCGACGTCCGTGAGCACCTCCGCGTGCTCACGGACCTGGGCGCCGACGCCCAGCCCGTGCGCCGCCCGTCGGAGATCGCCCAGATCGACGGTCTCGTGCTCCCCGGCGGGGAGTCGAGCGTCATCGACAAGCTGTCGCGCGCGTTCGGCATGCAGCAGCCGATCCGCGACGCGATCGCCGCCGGGCTCCCCGTGTACGGCACATGCGCCGGCCTGATCCTCCTGGCAGACCGCATCGTCGACGGCATCGCCGGTCAGCAGACGTTCGGCGGCATCGACGCCACGGTGCGCCGCAACGCCTTCGGCAGTCAGGTCGACTCGTTCGAGACCGACCTGGACGTCCCGGTGCTCGGCGATCCGCCCGTCCACGCGGTGTTCATCCGCGCGCCGCTCGTCGAGACGGCGGGCCCGGATGCCGAGCCGCTGGCCGTCCTCGACGACGGTCGCGTCGTCGCGGTGCGGCAGGGGAACCTCCTGGGCACCTCGTTCCATCCCGAGGTCACGGGGGAGCACCGATTCCACGCGCTCTTCCTCGACACGGTGCGCTCGGTCTGAGACGCGTCCCGTCGGCCGGTAGATTCGGTGCATGACGATCAACGACTGGTGGCGTGATCGGCCCGAAGAGCGCTATTGGATGATCGCCCCCTCCCGCGGCATCGTGGGCGATGCTCTCATGGCACCCGTCGCCGCGGATGACCGGCGCTTCGAGTGGTCCCACGAGATGGTCGGGTTCACCGAGCCCGGAGACACGCTGTTCGTGTGGGATCGCACGCTCCCGGTCCCCGGCATCGGCGCATGGGGCCGCATCCTCGGCCCGCTGACGCAGACGACCGCGACGCGCCGCGGCGAAGAGGTGCTCCAGTGGCGGATGCCGGTGAGCGACACGCTGCGGCTCGCCTCGCCCATCACGCTGCCGGCCCTGAGGCGGATCGGCAACGAGATCGTCGCGATCCGCGACGACGTCGAGGCGCTCACCGACGGGCCGGTGTACTTCCCCTTCATCGGATCGCCCGACACGCTCGCCCCCGCCCCGGCGTACATCGCCAAGCTCCCGCGCGACCTGGTGGCGCTGCTGTCGTCGCGCTTCGGCTTCGAGTTCGCCCTCTGACGGCGAATAGACTGGAACGCATGTCCGGACACTCCAAGTGGGCCACGACGAAGCACAAGAAGGCCGTCATCGACGCGCGCCGTGCCAAGTCGTGGGCCAAGCTCATCAAGAACATCGAAGTGGCTGCGAAGCTCGGCGGCCCCGATCTCGCGGGCAACCCGACCCTCTACGACGCCGTGCTCAAGGCGAAGAAGACGTCGGTCCCGAAGGACAACATCGACCGCGCCATCAAGCGCGGTGCGGGCATCGGCGGCGAAGCCGTCGAGTACACCTCGATCATGTACGAGGGCTACGGCCCCAACGGGGTGGCGCTCATGATCGAGTGTCTGACCGACAACAAGAACCGCGCCGCGGCCGAAGTGCGCACCGCCCTCACCCGCAACGGCGGCACGCTCGCCGACCCCGGCAGCGTCGCCTACAACTTCACGCGCAAGGGCGTCATCGTCGTGTCGGGCGAGGAG from Microbacter sp. GSS18 harbors:
- the thrS gene encoding threonine--tRNA ligase, yielding MTDVAIPSDVSYPADGFALFPDRSVVALRVNGALKDLATVVDETDAVEPVTVGSADGLDILRHSTAHVLAQAVQRIRPQANLGIGPPIQDGFYYDFGVDDPFTPDDLKAVKKEMERIVREGQRFVRRVVTDEEARAELVDEPFKLELIGLKSPAAGSGGVSNVEGASVEVGAGELTIYDNVNRDGETVWRDLCRGPHVPGTRMIGNGWDITRVAGAYWRGSEKNPQLQRIYGTAWPTKDELRAYKTRLEEAAKRDHRKLGLELDLFSFPDEIGPGLSVFHPKGGIIRYEIERYMREQLLANGYDVVNTPHITKGDLFMTSGHLQWYADGMYPPMHLDALHDDEGNVTRQGQDYYLKPMNCPFHNLIFRSRGRSYRELPLRLSEFGSVYRYEKSGTLSGLTRVRGMTQDDTHIYVTPDQVKDELTRSLDFVLQTLRDYGLNDFYLELSDKEEGNPKFIGADELWADATQTLREVAEASGLELVPDPGGAAFYGPKISVQARDAIGRTWQMSTIQLDFNQPERFELEYTGPDGAKHRPVMIHRALFGSIERFFAILVEHYAGAFPVWLAPVQVVGIPVAEEYADYLDDIVARLRASGVRAEVDHSDDRMQKKIRTHTTQKVPIQLIAGEQDRSGGTVSFRFRDGTQTNGVPVDDAIALILGAIEGKALVDTAEDLA
- a CDS encoding HIT domain-containing protein — translated: MPDEFQRLWTPHRMAYIRAGADAMRADCPFCAAPGKDDPDGLIVHRGSTAYVLLNLFPYNSGHLLVCPYRHIATYDQATDEEVAEIGALTQTAMRVLRQVSRCEGFNIGMNQGAVAGAGVDEHLHQHVVPRWGSDANFFPIIARTKALPQLLGEVREAVAHAWPSD
- the pdxY gene encoding pyridoxal kinase PdxY produces the protein MKILSIQSAVAYGHVGNSAAVFPLQRIGVEVLPVYTVNFSNHTGYGAWRGPLIAPDDVRDVIQGIEDRGVLSQIDVVLSGYQGGEGIGDVILDAVSRVKQANPDAVYACDPVMGNAKSGCFVAPAIPVLLRERVVPAADIITPNQFELGFLTGTEPDDLESTLAAADRARDMGPSTVLVTSVERPDRPEGTIEMLAVTGDGAWIVQTPHIPMKANGSGDVTAALFTAHYRATGDAADALARTTSSVFDLLARTHESGERELQLVESQEAYAHPRMQFAVTKVR
- a CDS encoding aminotransferase class I/II-fold pyridoxal phosphate-dependent enzyme; amino-acid sequence: MEVHIRGGSASEIADSLREIIERGDLRPGDALPSVRALAESLGVNRNTAVAAYRHLTQAGVLVTLGRGGTRVADRAPVAQEGYAPDSVLRDIGTGNPDPSLIPDPSSALAGIVGRPVLYGEPVIDPGLEEWARTWMGSGPAHEDAARLTVTSGAADAVERLLGQSLTREDAVALEDPCFLSSIHTVRLAGYRPVAVPVDDEGMTVAGLRAALEEGVRAVVCTPRAQNPTGACLSAERGAALRDLLAEHPYVLVIEDDHFSALSQRPFHSIIGPAHRRWARVRSVSKFLGPDMCLAVTASDPETADRLAMRLTPGTTWVSHLLQRLTHALMSDPDVLARIEAAGTHYAERNAAFARMLRARGLEVADGDGLNVWVGLPVAARDVTPLLMRRGWLARGGDEFQLAGDDARRRLRLTVHDLDDRDLERLADDLAAAVDTAAGAPSRTDGGAELTGMR
- the pdxS gene encoding pyridoxal 5'-phosphate synthase lyase subunit PdxS, with translation MSTAETGSSRVKRGLAEMLKGGVIMDVVTAEQAKIAEDAGAVAVMALERVPADIRAQGGVARMSDPDLIDDIIASVSIPVMAKARIGHFVEAQVLQELGVDYIDESEVLSPADYVNHIDKWGYTVPFVCGATNLGEALRRINEGAAMIRSKGEAGTGDVSEATKHIRKITSEINVLRSMTKDELYVAAKELQAPYELVAEIAETGKLPVVLFVAGGVATPADAAMMMQLGADGVFVGSGIFKSGNPAERAAAIVKATTFYDDAKVVADVSRGLGDAMVGINVADLPAPHRLAERGW
- the pdxT gene encoding pyridoxal 5'-phosphate synthase glutaminase subunit PdxT, with protein sequence MATRPRVGVLALQGDVREHLRVLTDLGADAQPVRRPSEIAQIDGLVLPGGESSVIDKLSRAFGMQQPIRDAIAAGLPVYGTCAGLILLADRIVDGIAGQQTFGGIDATVRRNAFGSQVDSFETDLDVPVLGDPPVHAVFIRAPLVETAGPDAEPLAVLDDGRVVAVRQGNLLGTSFHPEVTGEHRFHALFLDTVRSV
- a CDS encoding YebC/PmpR family DNA-binding transcriptional regulator; protein product: MSGHSKWATTKHKKAVIDARRAKSWAKLIKNIEVAAKLGGPDLAGNPTLYDAVLKAKKTSVPKDNIDRAIKRGAGIGGEAVEYTSIMYEGYGPNGVALMIECLTDNKNRAAAEVRTALTRNGGTLADPGSVAYNFTRKGVIVVSGEETTEDDVMLAVLEAGAEEVEPHAQGFEVITEATDLVGVRTALQDAGIDYESADVEFVPNLKVEIDADTARKIFRLIDALEDSDDVQNVFSNFDLSPEVQAELEDDGDE